The genomic interval CCCAGTCTCGCGATCGATCACCTGGTCGACGAGCCCGCCGACGGCCGACGCGATGACGGGCCGGGCGCTCGCCATGGCCTCGAGCGCCACCGTGGGACACGGGTCAGGCCACACCGATGGCACCACACCCAGCATGCTTCGCCGCCAGGCAGCCATGATGGCGCCGTGCGGCCAGTTGGAGAAGATGTGCGCGCCATCGGGAACGACGCGCGGCGTGTCCGGAAGGCGTCTGCCGATCAAGACAAGCGGCACGCGTACGGGGAGTCCCGTGAATGCTGCGAGGAGCGTGTCGATCCCCTTCTGGCGGCTCAGATCGCCGACGAACAGCACGAACTCGGAAGCGGGGAGCCGCGAGAGGTAGCTCTCGAAGCACCCGTCGTCTCGATCGTCTTCGTCGGGCAAGAAGTTCGGGATCACGCGGAAGGGGAGCCGGTCTCGAGTGAGGCCGCTGCCGACGGCGACGGCGTGACTGACGGGGACGAACATGTCCACCGCCGCGCGCACGGTAACGGTGGACGCCCAGCGGGCCGCGAGGGTTGCGGCCCCCTTCAGCGTTCCGTAGTGTCGGATGGCGCAGGGTACGCAGCGTCGAAGCGCGGGCCCGCTGCACGCGGACTCACGGAACATCATGCGTTTCGTGGCGCAGCACAGACTGTAGTCGTGGAGTGTGAGGACAAGTTTGGCCCGACTCTGACGCTTGAGCGGAACGAATGAATGGACGAACCAGTTGTGCGCGTGGACGACCTCGGGCCTCTCCGCGTCGACGACGCGTCGAAGCCCGGCCACCGCCTCCGGATCCGGAAGGGGCGGGGCGTGTCGCCGTTCTGAATCGCCGTAGAGCCACGCGGCGCGCTGCATCGTTCCATTGAGGCGATAGACGCGGACCCCGTCGGTGGACGCGAAACTCGGCAGGTCGTCGTGATGCAGGGTTGCCACGGCAACCTCGTGGCCGCGCCGCGCGAGGGCCACGCTGAGGTTTCGAACGTGCTGCTCCTCACCGCCGATGATGGGTGGGTAGAACTGGGAGAGCATCAAGATTCGCATGGCCTCATTCCATCCACGATCGACTGGTAGACGCGCAGGACCGCGGCAGCGCATTCGTCCCAGGTCGGCACCGCGACCGCGGGCGCGGTGATCGGGCTCTCGAGCTGCTTGAGCGCGGCGTACGCGATCTGGCTGGGCAGCGCGCGCACGGAGATCATGCGCGCCTGGCCCGTCTCGCCGAACTCCCGTAGCCCGGATGTGTCCGACACCAGCACGGGCCGAGAGAGGGACAAAGCCTCGACGATG from Chloroflexota bacterium carries:
- a CDS encoding glycosyltransferase family 4 protein; this encodes MRILMLSQFYPPIIGGEEQHVRNLSVALARRGHEVAVATLHHDDLPSFASTDGVRVYRLNGTMQRAAWLYGDSERRHAPPLPDPEAVAGLRRVVDAERPEVVHAHNWFVHSFVPLKRQSRAKLVLTLHDYSLCCATKRMMFRESACSGPALRRCVPCAIRHYGTLKGAATLAARWASTVTVRAAVDMFVPVSHAVAVGSGLTRDRLPFRVIPNFLPDEDDRDDGCFESYLSRLPASEFVLFVGDLSRQKGIDTLLAAFTGLPVRVPLVLIGRRLPDTPRVVPDGAHIFSNWPHGAIMAAWRRSMLGVVPSVWPDPCPTVALEAMASARPVIASAVGGLVDQVIDRETGLLVPPGDVDALRSAMLRLIADRGWRSALGESAQRHAERFRAATIVPSIARLYEELTCATEDGRHAA